A region of the Kribbella sp. NBC_01245 genome:
CTCGGGCCCAGGGGCTGACCGCCGGCCGGTGCGGCACCTGGGGCGGCTCCTGGGGCGGGCTCCTTCAGCTCCACGAAGATCGTGTGGGTGGGGCTGTCGCCGATGTTCTCGCCGTAATGCTCCTGGGCGTCGAGCCAGCGGGCCTCCCCGGCCTGCAGTTCGACCTCGACCTCGCGGCCGCCGACGCCGAGCTTCCGGCGGAACGAACTGAGCGTGTACATGACGCTGTCCGGGTGCTGATGGGGCTGGGTGCGATGACCGGGCTGGTCGCGATATTCCAGCACCCGCACCCGGTCATTCTCGAAGATCACCCTGTAGGCGTCGGGATTGGTCACCACCGGATCCAGGTCCATCCCGGCAACGTAACACCCAGCCGACCTCGTGGCCTGGGTGGAACACACGGCGTCAGGCATGGATGTATCGGCTGACGGTGGCTACCTTGTAACTGTCTGCGAGTGCCATTGTGCGTGCTCAAGGAGGGGGAAACGCAATGAGGGTGGGGACCTTTAATCTCAACAACCTCTTCGACCGGTGGAATTTCGCCGGGGCGCTGGAGGTGCTGGAGTCGGGTACGGCGACCGTGCCCGCGACGTACACGTTCGACGACGAGCACCGGCGACGGCTGCAACTCGATGCCCGCGGCAAGCTTTTGGTGGCCAAACCGCCCGCGGACACGTTGCGCGTCGCCGAGCGGCTGCTCGAACCCGATATCGACGTCTGGGTCGTGCAGGAGGTGGAGAACGCCGACACGCTGCGCCAGTTCAACCGGGACCATCTCGGCAACACCTATCCGCACGTGATGGTGATCGACGGCAACGACTCGACCCGGTTCATCGATATCGGCGTGCTCTCGCGCCGGCCGCTCGGCGGGATGACGAGCTGGCAGCGCGCGTTCCATCCGGACGAGCCGACGCGGCCGGTGTTCTCCCGGGATCTGGTCGAGTTCGAGATCCTCGACGACCGCGGCCGGAAGGCGGTGACCGTCTTCGGCACGCACCTGAAGTCGAAGTTCGTCGACTTCACCGCGCGTGATCCCGAGGCGGAGCGGGCCGCGGCCGACCGGTTGCGCCGCCTGCAGGCCGAGACGATCGCCCGCATCATCGCCAGCCGGACGAGTACCCGGCAGAAGTTCCTGTTGTGCGGCGACATGAACGACACGATCGACTCGCCTCAGCTCGCGGCGTTCGCCGAGCTGGGTCTGGTCGACGCCCTCGCCAATCCGGTCGAGGTGGGCACGGTCAAGACCAAGGTCGAGCTGCCGGCCAACCCGGCCTGGACGTCGACGTTCAAGGCCTCGGGGCAGCCGCGCGCCTTCGACCTGATCGACCAGATCTGGCTCAGCCCGGCCCTGGTGCCGAAGCTCGCCGGTGCGTTCATCGGCCGCCGCCGCAAACTGGCGCGCGACGGCACGGACCACGACCCGGCCTGGGTCTCCTTGGACCTCTAGGTTTTCGGCGGCTTGGGGATCAGGGCGTTGATGCCGTCGAGCAGGCGGTCGAGGCCGAAGCGGTACGAGTGCGCGGCGGCCTCGGCCGTGTTCCGGTTGAACCCGCCCGCGTGCCAGATCGCGGTCATGGCGGGATAACGCTCGACGTCGAAGTACGTCTCCCAGAGGTCGTTCCGCTCACCCCACCAGGCGTCGTTGCTCTGCCCGGTACGCCGCTCGATCCGCGCGCTGTCGGCCTGAATACCCGCGGCTCCTTCGACGTACGTCGAGATCGCGAGCGCTGCCGAGTCGACCTGGACCGGCTCGAGCCCGATGCCGGACAGGGCCGCGAGCAGGAACTCCCGTGCGTCGAGCATTCCCGGGCCGATCGGCGGCCGAATGAACGAGACCTCGCACAACCAGTCATGCCGCCCGAACATCGCCAGCGTCTGAGCGGCGTACAACTCGACCTTATCCCGCCAGCTCTCGGGTAGCTCCGGGCCGGATCGGGGGAGCTCGCGCTCCAGGTAGACCTGGTCGATCATCAGGTCCAGCAGCTCGTCCTTCGACGGGACGTAGGTGTAGAGCGTCATCGTGCCAACGCCGAGCGCTTTCGCCACCCGGCCCATCGACATCGTCGCCAGGCCCTCGCTATCGGCGAGCTCGATCGCGGCCGAGATCACCGCGTCCAGGGTCAGCGTCGGCCGCCGCCCGAGCGCGGGCTTGCCGTCGGCCGGCCGCGCGGCGGGC
Encoded here:
- a CDS encoding cupin domain-containing protein; translation: MDLDPVVTNPDAYRVIFENDRVRVLEYRDQPGHRTQPHQHPDSVMYTLSSFRRKLGVGGREVEVELQAGEARWLDAQEHYGENIGDSPTHTIFVELKEPAPGAAPGAAPAGGQPLGPSA
- a CDS encoding endonuclease/exonuclease/phosphatase family protein, giving the protein MRVGTFNLNNLFDRWNFAGALEVLESGTATVPATYTFDDEHRRRLQLDARGKLLVAKPPADTLRVAERLLEPDIDVWVVQEVENADTLRQFNRDHLGNTYPHVMVIDGNDSTRFIDIGVLSRRPLGGMTSWQRAFHPDEPTRPVFSRDLVEFEILDDRGRKAVTVFGTHLKSKFVDFTARDPEAERAAADRLRRLQAETIARIIASRTSTRQKFLLCGDMNDTIDSPQLAAFAELGLVDALANPVEVGTVKTKVELPANPAWTSTFKASGQPRAFDLIDQIWLSPALVPKLAGAFIGRRRKLARDGTDHDPAWVSLDL
- a CDS encoding TetR/AcrR family transcriptional regulator, with product MTVEHSGGSQPARVLAKLWRHHRPAARPADGKPALGRRPTLTLDAVISAAIELADSEGLATMSMGRVAKALGVGTMTLYTYVPSKDELLDLMIDQVYLERELPRSGPELPESWRDKVELYAAQTLAMFGRHDWLCEVSFIRPPIGPGMLDAREFLLAALSGIGLEPVQVDSAALAISTYVEGAAGIQADSARIERRTGQSNDAWWGERNDLWETYFDVERYPAMTAIWHAGGFNRNTAEAAAHSYRFGLDRLLDGINALIPKPPKT